Proteins encoded together in one Synechococcales cyanobacterium T60_A2020_003 window:
- a CDS encoding quaternary ammonium transporter, which produces MKSLFRFGSLILLALLTSVLAIACNVSGDSSSATSNVIKVGSKDFPEQFILGEMYALMLENEGLTVERKLNLGGTPVAHAGLLNGEIDLYPEYTGTGLLTVLKQPAMDDPQAVFDAVSEGYKAEGLIWLDPAPMNNTQALAMTAEKAEQLEIRTLSDMAAKASQLVMIGPPEFEVREDGLPGLKQAYGQFELKEYKAVDSGLRYKGLVDGEADVVVAFGTDGEISAYNLVLLEDDKKLFPPYQVAPVVRADTLEAYPQIAETLNALSPKLTDAVMQHLNNKVSGNQREPADVAREFLVQEGLITE; this is translated from the coding sequence ATGAAATCCCTCTTTCGATTCGGCTCCCTAATTTTGCTGGCTCTGTTGACGTCGGTGTTGGCGATCGCCTGCAACGTATCGGGCGATTCATCTAGCGCAACGAGCAACGTGATTAAAGTTGGCTCCAAGGACTTTCCCGAACAGTTCATTCTTGGAGAAATGTATGCGCTAATGCTCGAAAATGAGGGCTTAACAGTCGAGCGAAAGCTGAACTTAGGTGGCACTCCCGTCGCCCATGCGGGACTGCTCAATGGCGAAATTGACCTTTACCCCGAATACACCGGAACCGGATTGCTCACCGTGCTCAAGCAACCCGCCATGGACGATCCCCAAGCCGTATTCGACGCTGTCTCCGAGGGTTACAAAGCCGAGGGTCTCATCTGGCTTGATCCGGCTCCGATGAACAATACCCAAGCCCTAGCCATGACCGCTGAAAAAGCGGAGCAGCTTGAGATTCGCACCCTTTCCGACATGGCCGCCAAAGCAAGTCAACTGGTCATGATTGGCCCTCCGGAATTTGAGGTACGCGAAGACGGTCTACCCGGTCTCAAACAAGCCTACGGGCAATTCGAACTGAAGGAATATAAAGCGGTCGATTCGGGACTACGCTACAAAGGGCTGGTCGATGGCGAGGCAGATGTGGTGGTTGCCTTTGGCACGGATGGAGAAATTAGCGCCTACAACCTCGTGTTGTTAGAGGATGATAAAAAGCTGTTCCCGCCCTACCAGGTTGCCCCCGTGGTCAGGGCAGACACCCTTGAAGCCTATCCTCAAATTGCCGAGACTCTGAATGCGTTGTCTCCCAAATTAACGGATGCCGTTATGCAACACCTGAACAACAAAGTGAGCGGCAATCAGCGCGAGCCTGCGGACGTTGCCCGCGAATTCCTTGTCCAAGAAGGACTCATCACAGAGTAG
- a CDS encoding ABC transporter ATP-binding protein: protein MSEISFKEVTLTFPGAVQAAVNHCSFEVNPGEFVVILGASGCGKTTLLKMVNRLYEPTSGQIYFKGINIRQLNATTLRRQMGYVLQQAGLFPHMTVAQNIAVVPKLLNWPRRKIQARVDELLMLIKLAPEVYRDRYPSQLSGGQQQRVGIARALAGDPELLLMDEPFGALDAITRKTLQDELLRLQRQLQKTILFVSHDVEEALRLADRILIMRRGEILQFDTPLHILDKPANSFVHDLLGADDRVRQLGLQRVDSVMIPMMDDSMSDTEPAIAPDDSLRSALSLLLKTGASQLIVRTPDQVVGLITLEQIRHSAQAKLET, encoded by the coding sequence TTGAGCGAAATCAGCTTCAAGGAGGTCACGCTGACCTTCCCCGGTGCAGTTCAAGCCGCTGTGAATCATTGCAGCTTTGAGGTGAATCCTGGGGAATTCGTGGTGATTCTGGGTGCATCCGGTTGCGGTAAAACCACGCTGCTCAAAATGGTGAATCGCCTGTACGAACCGACCTCTGGGCAAATTTACTTCAAGGGAATCAATATCCGGCAACTCAATGCCACCACCCTCCGCCGCCAAATGGGGTACGTTCTGCAACAGGCCGGACTTTTTCCCCACATGACGGTAGCCCAGAATATTGCAGTTGTGCCGAAATTGCTGAATTGGCCCCGTCGCAAAATCCAGGCACGGGTGGATGAACTCCTCATGCTGATTAAGCTTGCGCCGGAGGTGTATCGCGATCGCTACCCGTCCCAACTCTCGGGCGGACAACAGCAGCGGGTTGGCATTGCTAGAGCCTTAGCGGGCGACCCAGAATTGCTGCTCATGGATGAACCCTTTGGTGCTTTGGATGCCATCACTCGCAAAACGCTGCAAGATGAACTATTGCGCCTCCAGCGGCAGCTTCAAAAAACGATTCTTTTTGTGTCGCACGATGTGGAGGAAGCGCTACGCCTCGCCGATCGCATTTTGATCATGCGCCGAGGTGAAATTCTCCAGTTTGATACGCCCCTCCATATCCTAGACAAGCCCGCCAATTCTTTTGTTCACGACTTGCTCGGCGCAGATGATCGGGTGCGTCAACTTGGATTACAGCGGGTGGATTCGGTCATGATACCGATGATGGATGATTCCATGAGCGATACAGAGCCAGCGATCGCCCCGGATGACAGCCTTCGTTCTGCCCTCTCCCTGCTCCTGAAAACCGGAGCATCTCAGCTCATCGTTCGCACCCCCGACCAAGTAGTAGGATTGATTACCCTGGAACAGATCCGTCATTCTGCCCAAGCAAAACTAGAGACGTGA